One region of Hypanus sabinus isolate sHypSab1 unplaced genomic scaffold, sHypSab1.hap1 scaffold_149, whole genome shotgun sequence genomic DNA includes:
- the LOC132387041 gene encoding uncharacterized protein LOC132387041, which translates to MESVKVVDVFRSHARSTQKDSAGAFKVKNEKEFVSTNLRYGTAILLSLSGYLRSGARDSIDHPSCSDCGNGFTRLSQLKVHQQVPTGQGYSSVLCVRKGSVGHPTCGQTSPITLGRGWSSAEFQGRDSLGHLTKWHTSKFIPGSGHSPAQTVGRDSHSHPHDRFISEFTLGRSHSPAQNVGRDSVNHPTYRVTGEFTQGRSHSPAQTVGRDSRCRPTFRDTIEFTLGRSRSLARSVGRDSVSHLTYWYISEFTLGRGHSPAQSVGRDSLSHPTYWYISEFTLGRSRSPAQSVGKDSHCHPTYRDICEVTLERSHSPAQNVGRDLHCYPTYRDTSEFTLWRSHLPAQNVGKDSLIHPYCRFISEFTLGRGRSPAQTAG; encoded by the exons atggaga gcgtcaaggTTGTTGACGTATTTAGAtcgcatgcgcgcagtacacaaAAGGACTCAGCAGGAGCGTTCAAG gttaaaaacgagaaggaatttgtctccacgaATCTCAGATACGGCACGGcaattttgctgtctctgtctggatatttaagaagtggagcaagggattcaatcgaccatccttcctgctcagactgtgggaatggtttCACTCGGTTATCTCAGTTGAAGGTGCATCAGCAAGTTCCCACTGGGCAGGGCtattcatctgttctgtgtgtgagaaagggttCTGTCGGGCATCCCACCTGCGGACAGACCAGTCCGATCACACTGGGccgaggctggtcatctgctgaatttcagggaagggattctctcggtcatctgaccaaatggcacaccagcaagttcataccgggaagcggccattcacctgctcagactgtgggaagggattcacacagtcatccacacgacagattcatcagcgagttcacactggggagaagccattcacctgctcagaatgtgggaagggattcagtcaatcatccaacctacagagtcaccggcgagttcacacaggggagaagccattcacctgctcagactgtgggaagggattcacgctGTCGTCCCACCTTCAGAGAcaccatcgagttcacactggggagaagccgttcacttgctcggtctgtgggaagagattcagtgagtcatctgacctactggtacatcagcgagttcacactggggagaggccattcacctgctcagtctgtgggaagggattcactcagtcatccaacctactggtacatcagcgagttcacactggggagaagccgttcacctgctcagtctgtgggaaaggattcacactgtcatcccacctacagagacatctgcgaagtcacactggagagaagccattcacctgctcagaatgtgggaagggatttacactgttaccccacctacagagacaccagcgagttcacactgtggagaagccatttacctgctcagaatgtgggaaaggattcactcattcatccatacTGCagattcatcagcgagttcacactggggagaggccgttcacctgctcagactgcgggatga